The Elusimicrobiota bacterium genome window below encodes:
- a CDS encoding CBS domain-containing protein, giving the protein MTPSTFTFLSALVGLPVVDAATGRRIGTVDDLSAELREMYPKASGLVVSAGWRKGRATVPWKDVQKILDGDRVLVATPPLEFSPRPALAPNEILLKEAFWDKQIVDISGSKVVRVNDLHLLREEPNIWLVHMDVGITGLFRRLGCQRWAQALFRLFFGVSMKDRLISWKFVQPVAAGVGGDALALKVHHSKLSELHPADLAEIFTDLGHDEREAVLHALDTPTRAKLFQELPMKVRVQTADLIEPDGLRDIVEAMATDEAVDFVAQAPRAMRDTLLPSLSPEKAGQIGRLLELSHRVAGSIMNTEFIAVAPDASAREILERMRAAAPRKESIYHAYVEDARGLIGVVTLRQLLTVDPSHPASKFMYKRPVSIGLDESIQEVAELFVKYDFTVLPVVDAKDRVQGIVAIKDAFLAVSPDLRALEEASQ; this is encoded by the coding sequence GTGACGCCGAGCACCTTCACCTTCCTCTCCGCCCTCGTCGGCCTTCCCGTCGTGGACGCCGCCACGGGCCGCCGCATCGGGACCGTCGACGACCTGAGCGCGGAGCTGCGCGAGATGTACCCGAAGGCCAGCGGGCTCGTGGTGAGCGCCGGCTGGCGCAAGGGCCGCGCCACGGTCCCCTGGAAGGACGTGCAGAAGATCCTCGACGGCGACCGCGTGCTCGTCGCGACCCCCCCCTTGGAGTTCTCCCCCCGCCCCGCGCTCGCCCCCAACGAGATCCTGCTCAAGGAGGCCTTCTGGGACAAGCAGATCGTGGACATCTCGGGCTCGAAGGTCGTCCGCGTCAACGACCTCCACCTCCTGCGCGAGGAGCCCAACATCTGGCTCGTGCACATGGACGTCGGCATCACCGGTCTCTTCCGCCGCCTGGGCTGCCAGCGCTGGGCGCAGGCGCTGTTCCGCCTCTTCTTCGGCGTCTCCATGAAGGACCGGCTCATCTCGTGGAAGTTCGTCCAGCCCGTGGCCGCGGGCGTCGGCGGCGACGCGCTCGCGCTCAAGGTCCACCACTCGAAGCTCTCCGAGCTCCATCCCGCCGACCTCGCGGAGATCTTCACGGACCTCGGGCACGACGAGCGCGAGGCGGTCCTCCACGCGCTCGACACCCCGACCCGGGCCAAGCTCTTCCAGGAGCTCCCCATGAAGGTCCGCGTCCAGACGGCGGACCTCATCGAGCCCGACGGGCTCAGGGACATCGTCGAGGCGATGGCGACCGACGAGGCCGTGGACTTCGTGGCCCAGGCGCCCAGGGCCATGCGCGACACGCTCCTCCCGAGTCTGAGCCCGGAGAAGGCCGGTCAGATCGGCCGCCTCCTCGAGCTCTCGCACCGGGTGGCCGGGAGCATCATGAACACGGAGTTCATCGCCGTCGCGCCGGACGCGAGCGCCCGCGAGATCCTCGAGCGCATGCGCGCCGCGGCCCCGCGCAAGGAGTCCATCTACCACGCCTACGTCGAGGACGCGCGCGGGCTCATCGGCGTCGTCACCCTGCGCCAGCTCCTCACCGTCGACCCCTCGCACCCGGCCTCGAAGTTCATGTACAAGCGCCCCGTCAGCATCGGGCTCGACGAGAGCATCCAGGAGGTCGCGGAGCTCTTCGTGAAGTATGATTTCACGGTCCTCCCCGTCGTCGACGCGAAGGACCGCGTGCAGGGCATCGTCGCCATCAAGGACGCCTTCCTCGCCGTCTCCCCCGACCTGCGCGCCCTGGAAGAGGCCTCGCAATGA
- a CDS encoding Nramp family divalent metal transporter: MNAALKKLRESAWLRNLAVFLAVLGPGIITGSVDNDAGGITTYSVAGALYGYDLLWTLIPSFVALLVVQEMNARMGIVTGKGLADLIRENFGVKITFIVSLGLVAANIGNTATEFAGVAGSLAIFGVSKYLSVPLAAIGVWFLVVKGDYKSTERIFLVFSLCLFSYIVSAFLAKPDWGEVGRALLRPQVQLDGQYIYMVLGLVGTTIAPWMQFYMQAAVIEKRIKIEEYRYAFWDVVVGCVATVVVAFFIVVACAATLHKNGVVIREASDAAMSLRPFAGHFASELFAFGLFVASVFSATILPMATAFYVCEAFGFEAGVSKRIDEAPQFYALFAFIMAASVAIILIPGAPLISITIGTQVLNAMLLPVVLVSMILMVNDPKIMGEHVNNRFQNLVGWATTVILLVLTAMLLASPLVERLSGRA; encoded by the coding sequence ATGAACGCGGCCCTGAAGAAGCTCCGCGAGAGCGCCTGGCTGCGCAACCTGGCGGTCTTCCTCGCCGTGCTGGGACCCGGGATCATCACCGGGAGCGTGGACAACGACGCCGGCGGCATCACCACCTACTCGGTGGCCGGCGCCCTCTACGGCTACGACCTGCTCTGGACCCTCATCCCCTCCTTCGTCGCCCTGCTCGTCGTCCAGGAGATGAACGCCCGCATGGGCATCGTCACCGGGAAAGGCCTCGCCGACCTCATCCGCGAGAACTTCGGCGTGAAGATCACCTTCATCGTCTCCCTGGGCCTCGTCGCCGCGAACATCGGCAACACCGCCACCGAGTTCGCGGGCGTCGCCGGCAGCCTGGCGATCTTCGGGGTCAGCAAGTACCTCTCGGTGCCCCTGGCCGCGATCGGGGTGTGGTTCCTCGTGGTCAAGGGCGACTACAAGTCCACGGAGCGCATCTTCCTCGTCTTCAGTCTCTGCCTCTTCTCCTACATCGTCTCGGCCTTCCTGGCGAAGCCCGACTGGGGGGAGGTCGGCAGGGCCCTGCTGCGCCCGCAGGTCCAGCTCGACGGGCAGTACATCTACATGGTCCTCGGGCTCGTCGGGACGACGATCGCCCCCTGGATGCAGTTCTACATGCAGGCCGCGGTCATCGAGAAGCGCATCAAGATCGAGGAGTACCGCTACGCCTTCTGGGACGTCGTCGTCGGCTGCGTCGCGACGGTGGTCGTGGCCTTCTTCATCGTCGTCGCCTGCGCCGCGACGCTCCACAAGAACGGCGTCGTCATCCGGGAGGCCAGCGACGCGGCGATGTCGCTGCGTCCCTTCGCCGGGCACTTCGCCTCCGAGCTCTTCGCCTTCGGCCTCTTCGTGGCCTCGGTGTTCTCGGCGACCATCCTCCCGATGGCGACGGCGTTCTACGTCTGCGAGGCCTTCGGCTTCGAGGCGGGCGTCAGCAAGCGCATCGACGAGGCCCCGCAGTTCTACGCGCTCTTCGCCTTCATCATGGCGGCCTCGGTCGCGATCATCCTCATCCCCGGCGCGCCGCTCATCTCCATCACCATCGGGACGCAGGTCCTCAACGCGATGCTCCTGCCCGTCGTGCTCGTCTCGATGATCCTCATGGTCAACGACCCGAAGATCATGGGCGAGCACGTCAACAACCGCTTCCAGAACCTCGTGGGCTGGGCCACCACGGTGATCCTCCTCGTCCTGACGGCCATGCTCCTCGCCTCCCCCCTCGTCGAGCGCCTCTCCGGCCGTGCCTGA
- a CDS encoding magnesium transporter CorA family protein translates to MLKRYAIVNGRPEESPTADAPIWVFFAPEEDERRRLETEFHLDAHTLASALDPDEPSRLEFEPDHLVLIFKRPKNYSAKDHFMFKVASTGLFLFKDRLIVVISEDLPLFGGKLFQSCESIEEVSLRLLYLSIHHFLEHLKVIVMISDEIEGKINVSMENKYLLNLFSLEKSLVYYLNAINSNTYAIDKLRNHLAKTAFTPKCRELLDDIGIENTQCYRQAEIHSNILAGLMDARASIVGNNLNILMKKLNAIVVAVMVPSFFAGVGGMSEWTMMTGKTDWRVSYTLFMLVMLLLGAVTYWAIAKLEKN, encoded by the coding sequence ATGCTCAAGCGCTACGCGATCGTCAACGGACGGCCGGAGGAGTCCCCCACCGCCGACGCCCCCATATGGGTCTTCTTCGCTCCCGAGGAGGACGAACGCCGGCGCCTGGAGACCGAGTTCCACCTCGACGCGCACACGCTCGCCTCCGCCCTGGACCCCGACGAGCCCTCGCGTCTGGAGTTCGAACCCGACCACCTCGTCCTCATCTTCAAGCGGCCCAAGAACTACTCCGCCAAGGACCACTTCATGTTCAAGGTGGCCTCCACGGGCCTCTTCCTCTTCAAGGACCGCCTCATCGTGGTGATCTCCGAGGACCTCCCGCTCTTCGGCGGCAAGCTCTTCCAGAGCTGCGAGAGCATCGAAGAGGTCTCCCTGCGGCTCCTCTATCTCTCGATCCACCACTTCCTCGAGCACCTGAAGGTCATCGTGATGATCTCCGACGAGATCGAGGGGAAGATCAACGTCTCGATGGAGAACAAGTACCTCCTCAACCTCTTCAGTCTCGAGAAGTCGCTCGTCTACTACCTCAACGCCATCAACTCGAACACCTACGCCATCGACAAGCTGCGCAACCACCTCGCCAAGACGGCCTTCACTCCGAAATGCCGGGAGCTCCTCGACGACATCGGCATCGAGAACACCCAGTGCTACCGGCAGGCCGAGATCCACTCCAACATCCTCGCCGGCCTCATGGACGCGCGCGCGTCCATCGTGGGGAACAACCTGAACATCCTCATGAAGAAGCTCAACGCCATCGTCGTGGCGGTCATGGTGCCGAGCTTCTTCGCGGGGGTGGGAGGGATGTCCGAGTGGACGATGATGACGGGGAAGACGGACTGGCGGGTCTCCTACACGCTCTTCATGCTCGTCATGCTCCTGCTCGGCGCGGTGACCTACTGGGCCATCGCGAAGCTCGAGAAGAACTGA
- a CDS encoding sigma-E factor regulatory protein RseB domain-containing protein has translation MASDGRLKGLLRAAGAAALLCTAAGAATKAPEPQELLRRVAAGPTGAYEGRMEVIRWYGKKTRAEEARVYFDPPNRYRWEFLAPDGRPERLVVSDGSKEHVYLPREKRVLEGDAVKSSPKPSGPDEDIELLLRNYRVASLGEGTRAGRKVWGLEISPLAAGKPSQRMWIDQETSAVLESRLFREKGSFTVLSRLSHFTPRPDIDDELFTLSIPTGSVVSEHGLDPDYLSLEELRRAAGGKVTFPRDLPAGFVFESADFFEVGRGTVRQARYTDGLAVVSVFQTARPVRLPKDAILEPAGPMRPGELGLTSSGRFMRFQRGRTFYTLIGDVSQDLLEQLAARLK, from the coding sequence ATGGCTTCTGACGGGCGTCTGAAGGGCCTCCTGCGGGCGGCCGGGGCCGCGGCGCTCCTGTGCACCGCCGCAGGCGCCGCGACGAAGGCTCCGGAGCCTCAGGAGCTCCTGCGGCGGGTCGCCGCGGGTCCCACGGGCGCCTACGAAGGGCGCATGGAGGTCATCCGCTGGTACGGGAAGAAGACCCGCGCCGAGGAGGCGCGCGTCTACTTCGACCCGCCCAACCGCTACCGCTGGGAGTTCCTGGCCCCGGACGGCCGTCCCGAGCGGCTCGTCGTCAGCGACGGGAGCAAGGAGCACGTCTACCTGCCGCGCGAGAAGCGCGTCCTCGAGGGCGACGCGGTGAAGAGCTCCCCGAAGCCCTCGGGCCCCGACGAGGACATCGAGCTCCTGCTCCGCAACTACCGGGTCGCCTCGCTGGGGGAGGGGACTCGCGCCGGGCGCAAGGTCTGGGGATTGGAGATCTCCCCGCTGGCCGCCGGGAAGCCCTCCCAGCGGATGTGGATCGACCAGGAGACCTCCGCGGTGCTGGAGTCCCGCCTCTTCCGCGAGAAGGGCTCCTTCACCGTGCTCTCCCGCCTCAGCCACTTCACGCCGCGGCCGGACATCGACGACGAGCTCTTCACGCTCTCCATCCCGACGGGGAGCGTCGTCTCGGAGCACGGTCTCGACCCCGACTACCTCTCGCTCGAGGAGCTCCGGCGCGCGGCGGGGGGGAAGGTCACCTTCCCCCGGGACCTCCCCGCCGGCTTCGTCTTCGAGAGCGCGGATTTCTTCGAGGTCGGCCGCGGCACGGTGCGCCAGGCGCGCTACACCGACGGCCTCGCCGTCGTCTCGGTCTTCCAGACCGCGCGTCCGGTGCGCCTGCCCAAGGACGCCATCCTCGAACCCGCGGGGCCCATGCGTCCGGGGGAGCTCGGCCTCACCAGCAGCGGACGGTTCATGCGCTTCCAGCGAGGTCGGACCTTCTACACGCTCATCGGCGACGTCTCCCAGGACCTGCTCGAGCAGCTCGCCGCCCGCTTGAAGTAG
- a CDS encoding zf-HC2 domain-containing protein yields MSAHEESRLLSAYIDGELDRDERHRVEAHLGACASCRAREERLSEVKWAMAAARPHRAPADLVAALEARHGAAPGLWERVLGALRPPVVWVPAGALALAALVMGLWLYPAEEEEIPLEALSAAHSRYKAESHVPHGDLLASSFSASFESEQGEHD; encoded by the coding sequence ATGAGCGCTCATGAGGAATCCCGGCTGCTTTCGGCCTACATCGACGGGGAGCTCGACCGCGACGAGCGCCACCGCGTCGAGGCGCACCTGGGCGCCTGCGCGTCCTGCCGCGCCCGCGAGGAGCGTCTCTCGGAGGTCAAATGGGCCATGGCCGCCGCGCGGCCGCATCGCGCCCCCGCCGACCTCGTCGCGGCGCTCGAAGCCCGGCACGGAGCGGCGCCCGGCCTCTGGGAGCGGGTCCTCGGCGCGCTGAGGCCTCCCGTCGTCTGGGTCCCCGCCGGCGCGCTGGCGCTCGCCGCCCTGGTCATGGGACTCTGGCTCTACCCGGCCGAAGAGGAGGAGATCCCCCTCGAGGCGCTCTCCGCCGCCCACTCCCGCTACAAGGCGGAGAGCCATGTGCCGCACGGCGACCTGCTGGCCTCGAGCTTCTCCGCCTCCTTCGAATCGGAGCAGGGGGAGCATGACTAG
- a CDS encoding sigma-70 family RNA polymerase sigma factor, with product MMMDDPAAPARPEEAKQFADLIRRCADKAYNFAYRLSGNEQDARDLVQEAFARAFAHRGRYDPAKPFDAWVHRILHNVFLDRVRRYEHGHSVSLDAPPPVEETAWEEILPGTDKEPIEALLRRERETLLQRALDALPVHYRAAVALCDIEGMSYDGIAEVLGCPVGTVRSRVHQGRLLLRREFERFSKTGGGVS from the coding sequence ATGATGATGGACGATCCCGCGGCCCCGGCGCGGCCGGAAGAGGCGAAGCAGTTCGCGGACCTCATCCGGCGCTGCGCCGACAAGGCCTACAACTTCGCTTACCGGCTCTCCGGGAACGAGCAGGACGCTCGCGACCTGGTGCAGGAGGCGTTCGCCCGGGCGTTCGCGCACAGGGGCCGCTACGACCCCGCGAAGCCCTTCGACGCCTGGGTCCACCGGATCCTGCACAACGTCTTCCTGGACCGCGTGCGGCGCTACGAGCACGGGCACAGCGTCTCGCTCGACGCGCCGCCCCCGGTCGAGGAGACGGCCTGGGAGGAGATCCTCCCGGGGACCGACAAGGAGCCGATCGAGGCCCTGCTCCGGCGCGAGCGGGAGACGCTGCTGCAGCGGGCCCTCGACGCTCTTCCGGTCCATTATCGGGCCGCCGTGGCCCTCTGCGACATCGAGGGCATGTCGTACGACGGGATCGCGGAGGTCCTGGGCTGTCCCGTCGGGACGGTCCGGTCCAGGGTGCACCAGGGACGGCTGCTTTTGAGGCGGGAGTTCGAACGGTTCTCGAAGACGGGCGGAGGAGTGTCATGA
- a CDS encoding YajQ family cyclic di-GMP-binding protein, translating into MADESSFDVVSKVNMQFVSEGVQTALKEIVNRYDFKDTGSGITLQEKESQLVLESSDEFKLRALFDVLAARLAKRGIPLKNFDPQKAESSLGGRARQVVKITQGIPSDKAREIVAEIKKSGLKVQPSVQGDQLRVTSRSRDALQQAIAFLKGKDFKIDLQFTNYR; encoded by the coding sequence ATGGCCGACGAATCGTCGTTCGACGTCGTGAGCAAGGTGAACATGCAGTTCGTCAGCGAGGGGGTCCAGACCGCCCTCAAGGAGATCGTCAACCGCTACGACTTCAAGGACACGGGCTCCGGCATCACGCTCCAGGAGAAGGAGTCCCAGCTCGTGCTGGAATCCTCCGACGAGTTCAAGCTCAGAGCGCTCTTCGACGTGCTCGCCGCCCGCCTGGCCAAGCGCGGGATCCCGCTCAAGAACTTCGACCCCCAGAAGGCCGAATCCTCGCTCGGCGGACGCGCCCGGCAGGTCGTGAAGATCACCCAGGGCATCCCCTCGGACAAGGCCCGGGAGATCGTCGCCGAGATCAAGAAGTCGGGGCTCAAGGTCCAGCCCTCGGTCCAGGGCGACCAGCTGCGGGTCACGAGCCGCTCGCGGGACGCCCTTCAGCAGGCCATCGCCTTCCTCAAGGGGAAGGACTTCAAGATCGACCTGCAGTTCACCAACTACCGCTGA
- the hutU gene encoding urocanate hydratase yields the protein MTTTTTNIIRAPRGKTLNCKGWQQEGALRMLMNNLDPEVAERPEDLVVYGGKGKAARNWECYHRIVSSLKALEDDETLLVQSGKPVGVFRTHPYAPRVLIANSNLVGKWSDWDVFNELEKKGLMMYGQMTAGSWIYIGTQGILQGTYETFAEAARQRFNGTLSGRFVLTGGLGGMGGAQPLAATMNGAAFLGIDVDPSRIEKRLKTGYLDFMETDLDAALKRVLEARRTRKAVSVGLVGNCAELLPEIVRRKVEVDIVTDQTSAHDPLTGYVPKGLSLAQAAELRAKDPKGYVERSMESMAIHVRAMLELQAQGSTTFDYGNNIRTMAHKAGVKNAYDFPGFVPAFIRPLFCEGKGPFRWAALSGDPKDIAVTDQAVLDLFPKDEALARWIKMAGEKIHFQGLPARICWLGQGARAEMGLRINELVRSGKLSAPVAIGRDHLDTGSVASPYRETEAMKDGSDAVADWPILNALLNTASGASWVSVHHGGGVGIGYSQHAGQVCVADGTKEMDVRLERVLTNDPGLGVARHADAGYDIAVKTAKSKRIRLPMLD from the coding sequence ATGACGACCACTACTACCAATATAATTCGCGCCCCGCGGGGGAAGACGCTCAACTGCAAGGGCTGGCAGCAGGAAGGCGCCCTGCGCATGCTCATGAACAACCTCGACCCCGAGGTCGCCGAACGCCCCGAGGACCTGGTCGTCTACGGCGGCAAGGGCAAGGCCGCTCGGAACTGGGAGTGCTACCACCGCATCGTCTCCTCGCTGAAGGCCCTCGAGGACGACGAGACCCTCCTCGTGCAGTCGGGCAAGCCGGTCGGCGTCTTCCGCACCCACCCCTACGCGCCGCGCGTGCTCATCGCGAACTCGAACCTCGTCGGCAAATGGTCCGACTGGGACGTCTTCAACGAGCTCGAGAAGAAGGGGCTGATGATGTACGGCCAGATGACGGCCGGCTCCTGGATCTACATCGGCACGCAGGGCATCCTGCAGGGCACCTACGAGACCTTCGCCGAGGCGGCCCGCCAGCGCTTCAACGGCACCCTCTCCGGGCGCTTCGTGCTCACCGGCGGGCTCGGCGGGATGGGCGGGGCCCAGCCGCTGGCCGCGACGATGAACGGAGCGGCCTTCCTCGGCATCGACGTCGACCCTTCCCGCATCGAGAAGCGCCTGAAGACCGGCTACCTCGACTTCATGGAGACCGACCTCGACGCGGCGCTCAAGCGCGTGCTCGAGGCGCGGCGCACGCGCAAGGCCGTCTCGGTCGGACTGGTGGGAAACTGCGCCGAACTCCTGCCCGAGATCGTCCGCCGCAAGGTCGAGGTCGACATCGTCACCGACCAGACCTCGGCCCACGACCCGCTCACCGGCTACGTGCCCAAGGGCCTTTCGCTCGCGCAGGCCGCGGAGCTCCGCGCGAAGGACCCCAAGGGCTACGTGGAGCGCTCCATGGAGTCCATGGCGATCCATGTCCGGGCGATGCTGGAGCTCCAGGCGCAGGGCTCGACCACCTTCGACTACGGCAACAACATCCGCACGATGGCCCACAAGGCCGGCGTGAAGAACGCCTACGACTTCCCGGGCTTCGTGCCGGCGTTCATCCGCCCGCTCTTCTGCGAGGGCAAAGGGCCCTTCCGCTGGGCCGCCCTCTCCGGAGACCCCAAGGACATCGCGGTGACGGACCAGGCGGTGCTCGACCTCTTCCCGAAGGACGAGGCGCTCGCGCGCTGGATCAAGATGGCCGGCGAGAAGATCCACTTCCAGGGCCTGCCCGCGCGCATCTGCTGGCTGGGCCAGGGCGCGCGCGCCGAGATGGGGCTGCGCATCAACGAGCTCGTCCGGTCGGGGAAGCTCTCCGCGCCCGTGGCGATCGGCCGCGACCACCTCGACACGGGTTCGGTGGCGAGCCCCTACCGGGAGACCGAGGCGATGAAGGACGGCAGCGACGCGGTCGCCGACTGGCCCATCCTCAACGCCCTGCTCAACACGGCCTCCGGCGCCTCGTGGGTCAGCGTCCACCACGGCGGAGGGGTGGGCATCGGCTATTCCCAGCACGCGGGCCAGGTCTGCGTGGCTGACGGCACGAAGGAGATGGACGTCCGCCTCGAACGGGTCCTCACCAACGACCCCGGCCTCGGCGTGGCGCGCCACGCCGACGCGGGCTACGACATCGCCGTGAAGACGGCGAAGAGCAAACGTATTCGTCTTCCCATGCTCGACTGA
- a CDS encoding 3'-5' exonuclease — translation MSAQAIDDVAFAFVDTETTGLSPKSGGRVCEIAVLKVRAGKTLESFCRLVDPGCPIDFGARMVHGITDEMVSGQPRFADLADAVEGLLADAVFVGHNANFDLGFLASEFRYAGREMPKVHVLDTLRWARKHYRFPSNRLGAIVSHYGLDAAGAHRAGRDADLLRQVFERFLADFKKTKEVRTLEDLLKL, via the coding sequence GTGAGCGCCCAGGCCATCGACGACGTCGCCTTCGCCTTCGTGGACACCGAGACCACCGGCCTGTCCCCGAAGAGCGGAGGGCGCGTCTGCGAGATCGCCGTGCTGAAGGTCCGCGCCGGGAAGACCCTGGAGTCCTTCTGCCGCCTCGTCGACCCCGGCTGTCCCATCGACTTCGGCGCGCGCATGGTGCACGGCATCACCGACGAGATGGTGTCCGGCCAGCCCCGCTTCGCGGACCTGGCCGACGCGGTCGAGGGCCTGCTCGCGGACGCGGTCTTCGTCGGACACAACGCGAACTTCGACCTGGGCTTCCTCGCCTCCGAGTTCCGCTACGCGGGGCGGGAGATGCCGAAGGTCCACGTGCTCGACACCCTGCGCTGGGCGCGCAAGCACTACCGCTTCCCCTCGAACCGGCTCGGGGCCATCGTCTCCCACTACGGCCTCGACGCGGCGGGCGCGCACCGGGCGGGCCGCGACGCCGACCTGCTCCGCCAGGTCTTCGAGCGCTTCCTCGCCGATTTCAAGAAGACCAAAGAGGTCCGGACGCTGGAGGACCTGCTGAAGTTGTAA
- a CDS encoding adenylate/guanylate cyclase domain-containing protein, which translates to MAEEKKAEKSRFPVRFTVGWILLLSLLQILRVFAGLDDKWMDTLYRMRGMEQADARVRIVTLDDTSLKKIGQFPWPRSVYEKLFDGLFRNGVKVVGVDVMFFDPSRPAEDQALIRVTKRYGDRIVHAIGVDPGTLNQNNFLYPFPGLKAVAKSVGLVTQPFIDNDGSVRNVPLMVGRSPTAMSDGWAQDAERLPTLGVKVLSIFEGKPVDSYLKSLGNFVALNVRGQQERVAMRSRDANGVESDIMVMEYGIKRIPAWKIIEDKLDAQEREALKGGITLIGSTTLGYYDHFPTAFDGQAPGVETHANLIDNVLNDRYFRTVPLWASLLLIVLLGAIAYQLIHLNLLNSALAFMGLLALWGAASWGAFHALYRVDFYSPLLALTGTFIVLIIHRALMEEKQKREVRAMFGQYVSPEVVDILVKDPTKIRLGGDKRDMTVFFLDIAHFTTISEKMTPEDLIKFLNTYLTDLTDTILRNHGVVDKYIGDCIMAFWNAPLDTPGHRVHACTAAVECLEVIERLNQSYVDPSIPEKPAVRIGLNSGEVVVGNTGSARKLAYTVLGDDVNLASRLEGANKFFGSTVMASESTYEEAKTAVEGRELGRVRVVGKAIPIKVYELLAKKGALKPEWQKALPEYNRGLELYAKRDFAKAKEAFEGVLKVLPGDKPAKLYVSTCSDYLKVPPPADWDGVFNLTSK; encoded by the coding sequence ATGGCTGAAGAGAAGAAGGCTGAGAAATCCCGGTTCCCCGTGCGCTTCACCGTCGGCTGGATCCTGCTGCTCAGCCTCCTCCAGATCCTCCGGGTGTTCGCCGGACTCGACGACAAGTGGATGGACACGCTCTACCGCATGCGCGGGATGGAGCAGGCCGACGCCCGCGTCCGCATCGTGACGCTCGACGACACCTCTCTTAAGAAGATCGGGCAGTTCCCCTGGCCGCGCAGCGTCTACGAGAAGCTCTTCGACGGGCTCTTCAGGAACGGCGTCAAGGTCGTCGGCGTCGACGTCATGTTCTTCGACCCCTCGCGGCCGGCGGAGGACCAGGCGCTCATCCGGGTGACGAAGAGGTACGGCGACCGGATCGTCCACGCGATCGGCGTGGACCCGGGGACGCTGAACCAGAACAACTTCCTCTATCCCTTCCCGGGGCTGAAGGCCGTGGCCAAGTCCGTCGGGCTGGTGACGCAGCCCTTCATCGACAACGACGGCAGCGTGCGCAACGTCCCGCTGATGGTCGGACGCTCCCCCACGGCGATGAGCGACGGCTGGGCGCAGGACGCGGAACGGCTCCCCACCCTCGGCGTGAAGGTCCTCTCGATCTTCGAGGGCAAGCCGGTGGACTCGTACCTGAAGAGTCTCGGCAACTTCGTCGCGCTCAACGTCCGCGGCCAGCAGGAGCGCGTCGCCATGCGCAGCCGCGACGCCAACGGCGTCGAGAGCGACATCATGGTGATGGAATACGGGATCAAGCGCATCCCGGCCTGGAAGATCATCGAGGACAAGCTCGACGCCCAGGAGCGGGAGGCGCTCAAGGGCGGCATCACGCTGATCGGCTCCACGACGCTCGGCTACTACGACCACTTCCCGACGGCGTTCGACGGGCAGGCGCCCGGGGTCGAGACGCACGCCAACCTCATCGACAACGTCCTCAACGACCGCTACTTCCGGACGGTCCCCCTGTGGGCGTCGCTGCTGCTGATCGTCCTTTTGGGCGCGATCGCCTACCAGCTCATCCACCTCAACCTCCTGAACTCGGCGCTCGCGTTCATGGGCCTCCTCGCGCTCTGGGGCGCGGCGAGCTGGGGGGCGTTCCACGCCCTCTACCGCGTGGACTTCTACTCGCCGCTGCTCGCGCTGACCGGGACCTTCATCGTGCTCATCATCCACCGCGCGCTCATGGAGGAGAAGCAGAAGCGCGAGGTGCGCGCGATGTTCGGCCAGTACGTCTCCCCCGAGGTCGTCGACATCCTGGTCAAGGACCCGACCAAGATCCGGCTCGGCGGCGACAAGCGCGACATGACCGTGTTCTTCCTCGACATCGCCCACTTCACGACGATCTCGGAGAAGATGACCCCCGAGGACCTCATCAAGTTCCTCAACACCTACCTCACCGACCTCACCGACACCATCCTGCGCAACCACGGCGTCGTCGACAAGTACATCGGCGACTGCATCATGGCCTTCTGGAACGCCCCGCTCGACACCCCCGGCCACCGCGTGCACGCCTGCACCGCGGCCGTGGAGTGCCTCGAGGTCATCGAACGCCTGAACCAGAGCTACGTGGACCCGAGCATCCCCGAGAAGCCGGCCGTGCGCATCGGCCTGAACTCGGGAGAGGTCGTCGTCGGCAACACGGGCTCCGCGCGCAAGCTCGCCTACACGGTGCTCGGCGACGACGTGAACCTCGCCAGCCGTCTGGAAGGGGCCAACAAGTTCTTCGGCTCCACCGTCATGGCCAGCGAGAGCACCTACGAGGAGGCGAAGACGGCGGTCGAGGGCCGCGAGCTCGGCCGCGTGCGCGTCGTCGGCAAGGCCATCCCCATCAAGGTCTACGAGCTGCTCGCCAAGAAGGGCGCGCTCAAGCCCGAGTGGCAGAAGGCGCTTCCGGAGTACAACCGCGGGCTCGAGCTTTACGCGAAGCGCGACTTCGCGAAGGCCAAGGAGGCCTTCGAGGGCGTCCTCAAGGTCCTGCCCGGGGACAAGCCGGCGAAGCTCTATGTCAGCACCTGCTCCGACTACCTCAAGGTCCCGCCGCCCGCCGACTGGGACGGGGTGTTCAACCTGACGTCGAAATAG